The Methanomethylovorans hollandica DSM 15978 genome includes a region encoding these proteins:
- a CDS encoding mechanosensitive ion channel family protein yields MASTPILTSLYGMVDQIIAFAPTLIAIIILLIVGLVVGKAIGKIGAKFLDKIGLDDLINKTIIGDMIKRTGGHVVDFFDVSIRWFIYLIFAIVIIDLLNIQIVADFIASLVLYIPIILAAMITLIIGLLIVDFLADLVRNVVIGMGIDDKVESTPMGATITASGMKTSSIVSGIVRVFGYLIFILAALNILKLTIIANLVQDVINYLPNLFVGLLILIVGLLAIDFFADYIANIMKGMSVEHADILVPAFRGILSLVVMLLALDAMLIDTGIFYLFIGPLAWGLAVVVAFKWGIKDAIVAYAREKK; encoded by the coding sequence ATGGCATCAACACCAATACTTACTAGTTTATATGGAATGGTGGATCAAATCATTGCATTTGCTCCAACATTAATTGCCATAATTATTCTTTTAATAGTAGGCCTTGTAGTTGGAAAGGCAATAGGTAAGATCGGAGCCAAGTTCCTGGATAAGATAGGACTTGATGATCTGATCAACAAGACTATCATCGGGGATATGATCAAAAGGACTGGAGGACATGTTGTAGACTTCTTTGATGTGTCTATCAGATGGTTCATTTATCTGATATTTGCAATAGTCATCATCGACCTGCTGAATATCCAGATTGTTGCAGACTTCATTGCCTCTTTAGTTCTGTACATTCCTATCATCCTGGCTGCAATGATCACATTGATCATAGGGCTTCTTATAGTGGATTTCCTGGCAGATCTGGTACGCAATGTCGTCATTGGTATGGGAATTGATGATAAGGTAGAGAGCACACCAATGGGAGCAACTATCACAGCAAGTGGAATGAAGACTTCCAGCATAGTTTCGGGTATTGTCCGGGTATTCGGATATCTTATATTCATACTGGCTGCACTGAACATACTCAAGCTGACCATCATAGCGAATCTCGTACAGGATGTAATCAATTATCTGCCAAATCTGTTTGTCGGTTTGCTGATATTGATAGTTGGTTTGCTTGCCATTGACTTCTTCGCTGACTACATAGCTAATATAATGAAAGGCATGTCAGTTGAGCATGCTGATATCCTGGTCCCTGCCTTCAGAGGAATTCTTTCTCTGGTGGTTATGCTTCTGGCCCTGGACGCTATGCTTATAGATACGGGTATATTCTACCTATTCATAGGTCCTCTTGCATGGGGTCTGGCGGTTGTTGTTGCCTTTAAGTGGGGTATCAAAGACGCAATTGTTGCCTATGCCAGGGAAAAGAAATAA
- a CDS encoding pyridoxal phosphate-dependent aminotransferase → MLSRNVIDMPPFHVMEILERAQELGRAGRHIIHLEIGEPDYPTAPHICEAVSVALSAGETKYTHSQGIPQLREAIADNYNRKFGLNIEPGQIIVTSGTSPGMLLLFIALLERGDEVIMSNPHYACYPNFVRAMQAIPHFVYTKEEDGFILEPSEVFKAINSKTKAILINSPCNPTGQVMTAKQLVELAAIAADVPIISDEIYQGLVYEGEDHTILEYTDNAFVLNGFSKLYAMTGWRLGYLIIPKQYVRTLQKVQQNFFISTNSFVQHAGVAALTGPQDQVLEMVRTYDKRRRYMLKRIRDIGMKVRTPPMGAYYILADARQYGTSSLELSWRILEETGVAVTPGIDFGEGAEGYLRFSYANSIENISEGMDRLEKYLNG, encoded by the coding sequence ATGTTGTCCCGTAATGTGATAGATATGCCTCCTTTTCATGTAATGGAAATACTGGAAAGAGCACAGGAACTGGGGAGAGCCGGGAGGCACATCATACACCTGGAAATTGGGGAACCTGATTATCCTACAGCACCACATATATGTGAGGCGGTTTCTGTAGCCTTGAGTGCAGGTGAAACTAAATATACTCACAGCCAGGGTATCCCTCAACTGCGCGAGGCTATAGCTGATAATTATAACAGGAAATTTGGGCTGAACATTGAACCGGGGCAGATCATTGTGACTTCAGGGACAAGCCCTGGTATGCTATTGCTCTTCATAGCGCTGTTAGAGCGGGGAGATGAGGTGATCATGTCCAACCCGCATTATGCATGCTATCCTAATTTTGTTCGGGCGATGCAGGCTATACCCCATTTCGTCTATACAAAAGAAGAGGATGGATTCATCCTGGAGCCTTCAGAAGTGTTCAAGGCCATAAATTCCAAAACCAAAGCCATACTTATCAATTCTCCTTGCAATCCCACTGGCCAGGTAATGACAGCAAAGCAGCTCGTGGAGCTGGCAGCGATAGCTGCAGATGTGCCTATTATATCTGACGAGATATACCAGGGATTGGTCTATGAGGGTGAGGACCATACCATCCTTGAATATACGGATAATGCCTTTGTGCTCAACGGTTTTTCTAAACTGTATGCTATGACAGGCTGGCGATTAGGGTATCTGATAATCCCAAAACAATATGTGCGCACATTGCAGAAGGTCCAGCAAAATTTCTTCATATCTACTAACTCTTTTGTTCAGCATGCTGGTGTGGCTGCACTTACAGGTCCTCAGGACCAGGTGCTTGAAATGGTCAGAACCTATGACAAACGCAGGCGTTACATGCTTAAGAGGATCAGAGACATAGGAATGAAAGTAAGAACACCGCCTATGGGCGCTTACTATATACTGGCAGATGCGCGCCAGTATGGCACAAGTTCACTGGAACTTAGCTGGCGGATCCTGGAAGAAACTGGAGTTGCAGTTACGCCGGGAATTGATTTTGGTGAAGGGGCCGAAGGTTATCTGAGATTTTCATATGCTAACAGTATTGAGAATATCTCAGAAGGTATGGACAGGCTTGAAAAGTATCTGAATGGCTGA
- a CDS encoding metal-dependent transcriptional regulator — translation MTTERTEDYLKAIEKIIEKKGYAQVKDVSRELELSSPSVTGMFKKLTKMGYINYEKYGGVTLTAEGERIAKKTMEKHSTIRDFLLIIGLDEEIANHDACRIEHILTPQTFDRFTKFVEFMNFNHELPLCLDHFKYFYETGENIDCTLSSRGQCPVHGKEYKTDQK, via the coding sequence ATGACAACTGAACGAACTGAAGACTATTTGAAAGCAATTGAGAAAATAATCGAAAAAAAAGGTTATGCTCAGGTAAAAGATGTGTCCAGAGAACTAGAGCTAAGCTCACCCAGTGTCACAGGCATGTTCAAGAAGCTTACTAAGATGGGGTACATCAATTATGAGAAATATGGTGGGGTCACACTTACCGCTGAAGGCGAAAGGATAGCAAAGAAAACAATGGAAAAACATAGCACTATCAGGGATTTTCTGTTGATAATAGGTCTTGATGAAGAAATAGCTAATCACGATGCGTGCAGGATAGAGCATATACTCACTCCCCAAACCTTCGACAGGTTCACAAAATTTGTGGAATTTATGAACTTCAATCACGAATTGCCTTTATGCCTTGACCACTTCAAATATTTCTATGAAACAGGTGAAAACATCGATTGCACTCTTTCTTCACGGGGTCAGTGCCCTGTTCATGGTAAAGAGTACAAGACTGATCAGAAATGA
- a CDS encoding FeoA family protein translates to MVESTLNDLLPGEKARIIKVLAKGTVRRKLMDMGMVPGSEIEVVRTAPLGDPIEFRIKGYSLSMRRQEAVNIVVETIIA, encoded by the coding sequence ATGGTGGAAAGTACACTTAATGATCTCCTGCCTGGGGAAAAGGCAAGAATAATCAAAGTTCTTGCTAAAGGTACGGTAAGAAGGAAACTCATGGATATGGGGATGGTCCCTGGTTCAGAAATAGAGGTAGTAAGAACTGCACCTCTGGGTGATCCCATTGAGTTCCGCATTAAAGGTTACAGTCTTTCCATGAGGAGGCAAGAAGCTGTGAACATTGTGGTAGAGACTATTATTGCATAA
- the feoB gene encoding ferrous iron transport protein B gives MADNRIRVALTGNPNVGKTTLFNVITGSRQHVGNWPGVTVEKKSGFKIYKGYEIEVIDLPGTYSLTAYSLDEVVARDFIVDEKPDVVVQIVDATNIERNLYLTTQLMELGSKMIIALNMYDLAEERGDKLHVEKMEKILAMPVVLTIASDNVGIYELLDTVIAEKQKENYHSREIGYGDEIESRIIELEKVLSQDKGLASRYPLRWLAVRLLDGDENILRKIAGSSVAPEIKSILSRLDIEEYEALMADKRYEVISAMFPQMCERCMTRMTTSDMIDRVMTNKYLGIPIFLALMWGAFELTFSFANPFMAIIELIFVWLGEVTAVHVRPEWLASLIGEGIIGGVGSVFSFIPNIFILFFLLSMLEDSGYLARAAFIVDRVMYKIGLQGKSFIPMLLGFGCNVPAIMSTRSIEDRMDRMATIMVVPFISCGARLPIYILFAGTFFSKNAGTVIFCIYLLGILVAVASAKLLRTTALKGHPAPFILELPPYRVPTLKNSINHMWDNGSMYIRKAGTIILGGSVVIWLLAALPWGVEYGSEDSFIGIIGHAIQPLLDPLGFDWKISVSLLFGFVAKEIVVASLGVLYGVGDDQLALTDSLLADPNMYSITALSIMVFSLLYMPCVAVVGIIKKETGSWKWTAFSVVYGLVVAWILAFVVFQGGKLLN, from the coding sequence ATGGCAGATAACAGGATAAGAGTAGCTCTTACAGGTAATCCTAATGTGGGGAAGACCACTCTTTTCAATGTGATAACCGGCTCCAGGCAGCATGTGGGCAACTGGCCGGGTGTGACAGTTGAAAAGAAAAGCGGTTTTAAGATATACAAAGGATATGAAATAGAGGTCATAGATCTTCCCGGAACTTACAGCCTTACTGCTTATTCTCTGGATGAGGTTGTAGCCAGGGACTTCATTGTTGATGAAAAGCCCGATGTAGTGGTACAGATTGTGGATGCTACCAATATCGAGAGAAACTTGTATCTGACCACACAACTCATGGAACTGGGTTCAAAAATGATCATTGCCCTTAATATGTATGATCTGGCAGAAGAAAGGGGAGACAAGCTACATGTAGAGAAAATGGAAAAGATCCTTGCCATGCCTGTCGTTCTAACCATCGCAAGCGACAACGTAGGTATATATGAACTTCTGGACACCGTGATAGCTGAAAAGCAAAAGGAAAACTATCATAGCCGGGAAATAGGTTATGGTGATGAGATCGAATCCAGGATAATAGAATTAGAGAAGGTGCTTTCTCAGGACAAGGGACTTGCTTCAAGGTATCCTTTAAGGTGGCTGGCTGTAAGGTTACTGGATGGGGATGAGAATATCCTGCGTAAGATCGCCGGAAGTAGTGTAGCCCCGGAGATAAAAAGCATCCTTTCGAGACTGGACATTGAAGAATATGAAGCTTTGATGGCAGACAAAAGATATGAGGTCATAAGTGCCATGTTCCCTCAGATGTGCGAACGCTGTATGACGCGTATGACAACTTCGGATATGATCGATCGTGTCATGACCAATAAGTATCTGGGTATTCCTATATTCCTCGCTCTTATGTGGGGTGCCTTTGAACTTACTTTCAGTTTTGCAAACCCCTTTATGGCTATTATTGAACTGATCTTTGTATGGTTGGGGGAAGTGACTGCAGTTCATGTTCGTCCGGAATGGCTTGCATCACTGATAGGGGAGGGTATTATTGGAGGTGTAGGCTCAGTTTTCTCGTTCATACCCAATATCTTCATCCTTTTCTTCCTGCTTTCTATGCTTGAGGATAGCGGCTATCTGGCCCGGGCTGCTTTTATCGTGGACAGGGTCATGTATAAGATCGGATTGCAGGGCAAGTCATTTATTCCGATGCTGCTTGGTTTTGGGTGCAATGTACCTGCTATCATGTCTACTCGCAGCATAGAGGATCGCATGGATCGGATGGCCACTATTATGGTGGTCCCTTTCATTTCCTGCGGGGCAAGATTGCCTATTTATATACTGTTTGCAGGTACTTTCTTCAGTAAAAATGCCGGAACAGTTATCTTTTGCATATATCTGCTGGGTATACTTGTAGCTGTGGCTTCTGCAAAGCTATTGCGCACCACCGCTCTTAAAGGCCATCCGGCTCCATTCATCCTGGAACTTCCACCATACAGGGTCCCAACTTTAAAGAACAGTATAAATCATATGTGGGACAATGGTTCGATGTATATTAGAAAAGCAGGGACTATTATCCTGGGGGGTTCTGTTGTTATATGGCTGCTAGCTGCCTTGCCATGGGGAGTTGAATATGGCAGTGAGGACAGTTTTATAGGCATTATAGGACATGCTATTCAGCCTCTTCTTGATCCTCTTGGCTTTGACTGGAAGATCTCTGTATCTCTGCTATTTGGATTCGTGGCCAAGGAGATAGTTGTGGCATCTTTGGGTGTGTTATATGGGGTTGGTGATGATCAGCTTGCTCTTACAGACAGCTTGCTTGCTGATCCCAATATGTATAGTATCACAGCACTGAGCATAATGGTTTTCAGTCTGTTGTATATGCCCTGTGTGGCAGTGGTTGGGATCATCAAAAAAGAGACCGGATCATGGAAATGGACTGCTTTTTCCGTAGTTTATGGATTAGTCGTTGCCTGGATATTGGCCTTTGTAGTGTTCCAGGGAGGAAAGTTGCTTAATTGA
- a CDS encoding winged helix-turn-helix transcriptional regulator, with amino-acid sequence MEKRIQDYEQVNQGIYMISEILRYIFVERMSLNETADMMGMSGQQLKDRIMTLEQMGYIRKANTTVSHECGSCASCNACSTDFGTVQYMITDKGSKLIEKT; translated from the coding sequence ATGGAAAAAAGAATTCAGGACTATGAACAAGTAAATCAGGGAATTTACATGATCTCCGAGATATTGAGGTATATATTTGTTGAGAGGATGTCACTGAACGAAACTGCTGATATGATGGGTATGTCAGGACAACAGTTAAAAGACAGGATAATGACACTGGAACAGATGGGGTATATCAGAAAGGCAAATACAACTGTTTCTCACGAATGTGGTTCGTGTGCTTCGTGCAATGCATGTAGCACTGATTTTGGAACCGTTCAATATATGATTACTGATAAGGGTTCAAAGCTAATTGAAAAAACTTAA
- a CDS encoding methylamine methyltransferase corrinoid protein reductive activase yields MRLGVAVDIGTSGIRAQKVDLDSGEIKKTVITLRNPLPGANIMDHLDFAINYGQDLAHGLHVNAVRKVIEQLGIKPEELERLAICGNPIQLSIFQGIPIDDLAYAGERKKEKLNIKEQKRDAAILNCSDVPGLEVYPNATLRVPPAIRHEIGADALALIIKSGFLETTDIAIATDYGTNAEMALIVNGTIYTGSAAAGPALEGQQITHGKLASPFVISDVEFEDGNLRNYVLDEEMNTIKAKLVDPKSGEVVEDHPLKAKGITGTGVIAVVDAGMKAGVIQLPKINTPDHILHLQDKVKFFEQDVSEAGLAMGALRAGHLALCKAAGIEVSDIRKAYMSGAAGTYMDAVKAHHVGMVPFNVDEVIQIGNTSLSVAKDILLSEERLWELQDIARKILSNHVMFATDPAFKDAYIQEISYWTEGMPFKMLQKILKKKGLPIIEEASKTVKVDRRVQRDIPVLGEEGLEVLEQVGTYLTMKVECPECKKCIKVCPTDAISIDDEGVVMIRSDLCDGSNCKRCIRACPPDQFQWKNLKVMEI; encoded by the coding sequence ATGAGACTAGGTGTTGCAGTAGATATAGGAACCAGTGGGATCCGTGCACAGAAGGTCGATCTTGATTCAGGGGAAATAAAGAAAACAGTTATTACACTGAGAAATCCCCTGCCTGGTGCAAACATCATGGACCATCTGGATTTTGCTATTAATTATGGGCAGGATCTTGCACACGGACTCCATGTGAATGCGGTACGGAAGGTCATCGAGCAGCTTGGGATCAAACCAGAGGAACTTGAAAGGTTGGCTATTTGCGGTAACCCTATTCAGTTATCGATTTTCCAGGGCATACCCATTGATGACCTTGCATACGCAGGTGAAAGGAAAAAGGAAAAACTGAATATCAAAGAGCAAAAAAGAGATGCAGCTATCTTAAATTGCAGTGATGTACCTGGTCTTGAGGTCTATCCTAATGCAACTCTGAGGGTTCCTCCGGCCATAAGGCATGAAATAGGTGCGGATGCTCTTGCTCTCATAATTAAATCCGGGTTTCTGGAAACTACTGATATTGCCATAGCTACTGACTATGGAACTAATGCCGAGATGGCTCTGATTGTTAATGGTACAATCTATACTGGTTCCGCAGCAGCAGGTCCTGCGCTTGAAGGTCAGCAGATAACTCATGGGAAGCTTGCTTCTCCCTTTGTGATATCTGATGTGGAGTTTGAGGATGGCAATCTAAGGAACTATGTGCTTGATGAAGAAATGAACACAATAAAAGCAAAACTGGTGGACCCAAAGAGTGGAGAGGTAGTTGAAGATCATCCGCTCAAAGCCAAGGGGATAACCGGAACTGGTGTTATAGCGGTCGTTGATGCTGGTATGAAGGCAGGTGTAATACAACTGCCCAAGATCAATACTCCTGACCATATTCTCCACTTGCAGGATAAGGTAAAGTTCTTCGAGCAGGATGTGAGTGAAGCAGGACTTGCCATGGGTGCTCTTCGTGCTGGCCATCTTGCTCTCTGTAAGGCTGCAGGTATCGAAGTAAGTGATATACGCAAAGCATACATGTCCGGTGCCGCAGGAACATATATGGATGCGGTCAAGGCTCATCATGTAGGCATGGTACCCTTCAATGTGGATGAAGTGATACAAATTGGTAACACTTCACTTTCTGTTGCCAAGGATATACTGCTTTCAGAGGAGAGGCTCTGGGAACTGCAGGACATCGCAAGAAAGATCCTGAGCAATCATGTAATGTTCGCAACAGACCCGGCTTTTAAGGATGCATACATCCAGGAAATATCCTACTGGACCGAAGGTATGCCCTTCAAGATGCTCCAGAAGATACTCAAGAAAAAAGGCTTGCCTATCATAGAAGAGGCTTCAAAGACGGTTAAAGTGGACAGGCGTGTGCAGAGAGATATACCTGTACTGGGGGAGGAAGGTCTTGAAGTGCTGGAACAGGTGGGCACTTATCTTACTATGAAAGTGGAATGCCCGGAGTGCAAGAAATGTATAAAGGTCTGCCCGACAGATGCTATTTCCATAGATGATGAAGGCGTTGTGATGATAAGATCTGATCTATGTGATGGCTCAAATTGCAAGAGGTGCATCAGGGCATGCCCGCCGGATCAATTCCAGTGGAAGAACCTGAAGGTAATGGAGATCTGA
- a CDS encoding GTP-binding protein, producing MRVIVIGGFLGSGKTSTIIRLGTELSALGKKVAIIVNEIGEIGIDGDIISKYGLDTTELTSGCICCSLKVNMKITISLLMKDFQPDILLIEPTGIAFPQVIKNEINLMDLKGTVVAPLVTLIDGSRFKQLMKEVKHFSMRQIIDAEVMGINKIDLMEPRQIPIVEASVQQLNPKASVIRLSTKLQDEHWYDFIRLILEEDTTGTIAGALRTVSPQLQAIEGEQDSDESMDSIEASGISSYATEFIVDGGNILPDVAQTVVQDTMGLIKSRVMEHSPEFVGHIKMFLENGSETIKMNITAYYEEPVMELISSRTEVPRFKILSAVSNIDNTALIDLVDSSVVEAFALKGIKVHKKSDKHKHHVSLSL from the coding sequence ATGAGGGTAATAGTTATAGGTGGATTTCTGGGAAGCGGCAAGACCTCTACTATCATACGACTTGGTACAGAACTCAGTGCGCTGGGTAAAAAGGTCGCTATCATTGTTAACGAGATAGGTGAGATAGGGATCGATGGAGATATTATTTCTAAATATGGGCTTGACACCACTGAACTTACCAGTGGCTGCATCTGCTGTAGTCTTAAAGTGAACATGAAGATAACTATCTCTCTACTCATGAAGGATTTCCAGCCGGATATTTTACTTATCGAACCAACTGGTATCGCTTTCCCTCAGGTGATCAAAAATGAGATCAATCTTATGGATCTGAAAGGGACGGTAGTTGCACCGTTGGTAACGCTCATCGATGGCAGCAGGTTCAAGCAGCTCATGAAGGAAGTAAAACATTTCTCTATGAGGCAGATCATTGATGCAGAGGTCATGGGGATCAATAAGATCGACCTTATGGAACCACGTCAGATCCCTATTGTTGAGGCCTCGGTACAGCAGCTTAATCCAAAGGCAAGTGTTATCCGGCTTTCTACAAAGCTGCAGGATGAACATTGGTATGATTTTATCAGGTTGATATTAGAAGAAGATACAACAGGAACAATTGCAGGTGCGCTTCGTACCGTAAGTCCGCAACTGCAGGCAATTGAAGGAGAACAGGATTCTGATGAGAGCATGGATTCCATAGAAGCTTCAGGTATCAGCAGTTATGCAACGGAGTTCATTGTGGATGGTGGGAATATACTCCCGGATGTTGCCCAGACTGTTGTGCAGGATACTATGGGATTGATCAAATCCAGGGTTATGGAACACAGTCCTGAGTTTGTTGGTCACATCAAGATGTTTCTGGAAAATGGTAGTGAGACAATCAAAATGAACATTACGGCCTATTACGAGGAACCGGTCATGGAACTCATAAGTTCGAGGACCGAGGTGCCAAGGTTCAAGATATTGTCTGCTGTTTCCAACATTGATAACACTGCTTTGATAGATCTCGTTGATTCCAGTGTTGTCGAAGCATTTGCTTTAAAAGGCATAAAAGTCCACAAAAAAAGTGACAAGCATAAACATCACGTTTCTTTGAGCTTATAA